One Amaranthus tricolor cultivar Red isolate AtriRed21 chromosome 10, ASM2621246v1, whole genome shotgun sequence genomic window carries:
- the LOC130825540 gene encoding inactive protein kinase SELMODRAFT_444075-like isoform X2: MLFVLLIAFLFSLFFPIELLEGDYGIFLVLLGIVRVWRAETCRRRYLRFLNLVLKWLSNSTIKFRKLKDELKPCIDKLNCSLVVMKGSQPKVLRLNLGYSDEPQTPYFSAASSPALDSGRLLSFRMKHSTPISSPDYASSSFSRTTGEASLSTFDMPPSPYLVYEQNPLYEGPNKGRLTPAYSPLNPMVSESERLVSPVRSSRFNTFWISESKAHNERVSLDSGYKNSYDSNSEAPELMVDKLIQRECGSRSGLLKIDNNHKESEVTHASVRDSFSMARTSSAPPPLCSTCQNKTPAFGKPPRRFTYEELEAATNGFSDDNLLAQGGFGIVYRGILRDGQVVAVKQLKFIDSQGDADFCREVRVLSCAQHRNVVLLIGFCVEEKKRLLVYEYICNRSLDFHLYGTDSSRLDLQSRLKIAVGAARGLRYLHEDCRVGCIIHRDFRPNNILLTHDFEPMVGDFGLARLHSEWNMGVEQQVIGASGYLAPEYFDGGSITEKVDVYGFGVVLMELITGKNVKELQKDKGLSSLAQLFNPLSGLEPNQVLKSTLSSKLQSIPPEIQAMGRAAYFCLRSDPESRPSMSKVLRILEGSNTQMPIGLDLNSVGSQSGHMQGLSTRKHAELRKCHSRKLSQ, encoded by the exons ATGTTGTTCGTCCTTCTGATTGCATTTCTCTTCTCGCTGTTTTTCCCGATAGAACTTCTG GAAGGAGATTATGGAATTTTCCTCGTTTTACTGGGAATTGTGCGGGTTTGGAGGGCGGAAACTTGCCGGAGAAGATACTTGAGATTTCTGAATCTTGTTCTCAAATGGCTCTCCAATTCAACAATCAAATTCAG AAAATTGAAGGATGAACTGAAACCTTGCATTGATAAACTCAACTGCAGCTTAGTTGTGATGAAAGGTTCTCAACCTAAAGTCCTTAGACTTAATTTAGGATACTCCGATGAGCCGCAGACCCCTTACTTTTCCGCTGCCTCTTCTCCAGCCTTAGATAGTGGTAGACTGCTAAGCTTTAGGATGAAGCATTCCACTCCTATTAGTAGCCCTGATTATGCCAGTAGTTCTTTCTCAAGAACCACTGGAGAGGCTTCATTGTCAACCTTTGACATGCCACCTTCACCCTACTTGGTTTATGAGCAAAATCCTCTATATGAGGGACCAAATAAAGGGAGGTTGACACCTGCTTATTCTCCACTTAACCCAATGGTGTCTGAAAGTGAAAGGCTAGTTTCCCCAGTTAGAAGCAGCAGATTTAACACATTTTGGATTTCTGAAAGTAAAGCTCATAATGAAAGGGTTTCTCTAGATTCCGGATATAAAAACTCATATGACTCTAATTCTGAAGCTCCTGAGCTTATGGTTGATAAGCTGATTCAGAGAGAATGTGGATCAAGAAGTGGATTGCTCAAGATTGACAACAATCACAAAGAAAGTGAGGTCACTCACGCTAGTGTACGAGATTCTTTTTCTATGGCTAGAACATCTTCAGCACCACCTCCTTTATGTTCAACTTGCCAGAATAAAACACCAGCATTTGGGAAACCTCCAAGACGTTTCACTTACGAGGAGTTGGAGGCGGCAACAAATGGATTTTCAGATGATAATCTATTGGCTCAAGGTGGATTTGGTATTGTGTACAGAGGCATTTTGAGGGATGGCCAGGTTGTTGCTGTGAAACAATTGAAGTTTATTGATTCTCAGGGAGATGCAGATTTCTGTAGGGAAGTTCGGGTACTGAGCTGTGCCCAACACAGGAATGTTGTGTTGCTGATTGGCTTTTGTGTTGAGGAAAAGAAGAGACTTCTGGTTTATGAGTATATTTGTAACCGATCCTTGGACTTCCATTTATATG GGACTGATTCCTCACGTCTTGATTTACAATCACGCCTGAAGATAGCAGTAGGTGCTGCAAGAGGTTTAAGATATCTCCATGAGGATTGCAGAGTAGGTTGCATAATACACAGAGATTTCCGGCCAAACAATATCCTTCTAACTCACGATTTCGAACCTATG GTTGGTGATTTTGGCCTGGCAAGGTTGCACAGTGAGTGGAACATGGGCGTTGAGCAGCAAGTCATAGGCGCTTCAGG GTACCTGGCACCAGAGTACTTTGATGGCGGAAGCATTACCGAAAAAGTTGATGTATATGGTTTTGGAGTAGTATTAATGGAGTTGATCACAGGGAAAAATGTTAAGGAACTGCAGAAAGATAAGGGACTTTCCTCGTTGGCTCAGCTCTTTAATCCGTTATCAGGATTGGAACCGAATCAAGTTTTGAAATCAACGCTGTCCTCTAAACTTCAAAGCATTCCACCTGAGATACAGGCAATGGGTCGTGCAGCCTACTTCTGTCTTCGTAGTGATCCCGAGTCCAGACCCTCCATGTCAAAG GTGCTCAGAATATTGGAAGGCAGTAACACCCAAATGCCTATTGGTTTGGATTTAAACTCAGTTGGTAGCCAAAGTGGGCATATGCAAGGATTAAGTACTCGTAAACACGCTGAACTGAGAAAATGCCACTCTCGAAAGCTTTCACAATGA
- the LOC130825540 gene encoding inactive protein kinase SELMODRAFT_444075-like isoform X1, with the protein MLPSKVGSSRRFNIAPPLAAPASVVVAIKAERDVCKDPLAWALTHVVRPSDCISLLAVFPDRTSGRRLWNFPRFTGNCAGLEGGNLPEKILEISESCSQMALQFNNQIQVKVRVKVVLGLPAGEVAAEAKRNGASWVILDKKLKDELKPCIDKLNCSLVVMKGSQPKVLRLNLGYSDEPQTPYFSAASSPALDSGRLLSFRMKHSTPISSPDYASSSFSRTTGEASLSTFDMPPSPYLVYEQNPLYEGPNKGRLTPAYSPLNPMVSESERLVSPVRSSRFNTFWISESKAHNERVSLDSGYKNSYDSNSEAPELMVDKLIQRECGSRSGLLKIDNNHKESEVTHASVRDSFSMARTSSAPPPLCSTCQNKTPAFGKPPRRFTYEELEAATNGFSDDNLLAQGGFGIVYRGILRDGQVVAVKQLKFIDSQGDADFCREVRVLSCAQHRNVVLLIGFCVEEKKRLLVYEYICNRSLDFHLYGTDSSRLDLQSRLKIAVGAARGLRYLHEDCRVGCIIHRDFRPNNILLTHDFEPMVGDFGLARLHSEWNMGVEQQVIGASGYLAPEYFDGGSITEKVDVYGFGVVLMELITGKNVKELQKDKGLSSLAQLFNPLSGLEPNQVLKSTLSSKLQSIPPEIQAMGRAAYFCLRSDPESRPSMSKVLRILEGSNTQMPIGLDLNSVGSQSGHMQGLSTRKHAELRKCHSRKLSQ; encoded by the exons ATGCTTCCATCAAAAGTTGGATCAAGCAGAAGGTTTAACATAGCGCCTCCATTAGCAGCACCTGCATCAGTTGTAGTTGCCATTAAAGCTGAACGTGATGTTTGTAAAGATCCTTTAGCTTGGGCTCTTACTCATGTTGTTCGTCCTTCTGATTGCATTTCTCTTCTCGCTGTTTTTCCCGATAGAACTTCTG GAAGGAGATTATGGAATTTTCCTCGTTTTACTGGGAATTGTGCGGGTTTGGAGGGCGGAAACTTGCCGGAGAAGATACTTGAGATTTCTGAATCTTGTTCTCAAATGGCTCTCCAATTCAACAATCAAATTCAG GTGAAGGTGAGAGTGAAGGTTGTATTAGGCCTGCCTGCTGGAGAAGTGGCTGCTGAAGCAAAGAGAAACGGGGCCAGCTGGGTCATATTGGACAA AAAATTGAAGGATGAACTGAAACCTTGCATTGATAAACTCAACTGCAGCTTAGTTGTGATGAAAGGTTCTCAACCTAAAGTCCTTAGACTTAATTTAGGATACTCCGATGAGCCGCAGACCCCTTACTTTTCCGCTGCCTCTTCTCCAGCCTTAGATAGTGGTAGACTGCTAAGCTTTAGGATGAAGCATTCCACTCCTATTAGTAGCCCTGATTATGCCAGTAGTTCTTTCTCAAGAACCACTGGAGAGGCTTCATTGTCAACCTTTGACATGCCACCTTCACCCTACTTGGTTTATGAGCAAAATCCTCTATATGAGGGACCAAATAAAGGGAGGTTGACACCTGCTTATTCTCCACTTAACCCAATGGTGTCTGAAAGTGAAAGGCTAGTTTCCCCAGTTAGAAGCAGCAGATTTAACACATTTTGGATTTCTGAAAGTAAAGCTCATAATGAAAGGGTTTCTCTAGATTCCGGATATAAAAACTCATATGACTCTAATTCTGAAGCTCCTGAGCTTATGGTTGATAAGCTGATTCAGAGAGAATGTGGATCAAGAAGTGGATTGCTCAAGATTGACAACAATCACAAAGAAAGTGAGGTCACTCACGCTAGTGTACGAGATTCTTTTTCTATGGCTAGAACATCTTCAGCACCACCTCCTTTATGTTCAACTTGCCAGAATAAAACACCAGCATTTGGGAAACCTCCAAGACGTTTCACTTACGAGGAGTTGGAGGCGGCAACAAATGGATTTTCAGATGATAATCTATTGGCTCAAGGTGGATTTGGTATTGTGTACAGAGGCATTTTGAGGGATGGCCAGGTTGTTGCTGTGAAACAATTGAAGTTTATTGATTCTCAGGGAGATGCAGATTTCTGTAGGGAAGTTCGGGTACTGAGCTGTGCCCAACACAGGAATGTTGTGTTGCTGATTGGCTTTTGTGTTGAGGAAAAGAAGAGACTTCTGGTTTATGAGTATATTTGTAACCGATCCTTGGACTTCCATTTATATG GGACTGATTCCTCACGTCTTGATTTACAATCACGCCTGAAGATAGCAGTAGGTGCTGCAAGAGGTTTAAGATATCTCCATGAGGATTGCAGAGTAGGTTGCATAATACACAGAGATTTCCGGCCAAACAATATCCTTCTAACTCACGATTTCGAACCTATG GTTGGTGATTTTGGCCTGGCAAGGTTGCACAGTGAGTGGAACATGGGCGTTGAGCAGCAAGTCATAGGCGCTTCAGG GTACCTGGCACCAGAGTACTTTGATGGCGGAAGCATTACCGAAAAAGTTGATGTATATGGTTTTGGAGTAGTATTAATGGAGTTGATCACAGGGAAAAATGTTAAGGAACTGCAGAAAGATAAGGGACTTTCCTCGTTGGCTCAGCTCTTTAATCCGTTATCAGGATTGGAACCGAATCAAGTTTTGAAATCAACGCTGTCCTCTAAACTTCAAAGCATTCCACCTGAGATACAGGCAATGGGTCGTGCAGCCTACTTCTGTCTTCGTAGTGATCCCGAGTCCAGACCCTCCATGTCAAAG GTGCTCAGAATATTGGAAGGCAGTAACACCCAAATGCCTATTGGTTTGGATTTAAACTCAGTTGGTAGCCAAAGTGGGCATATGCAAGGATTAAGTACTCGTAAACACGCTGAACTGAGAAAATGCCACTCTCGAAAGCTTTCACAATGA